ATGTGATCCGACCGACAGAAGACGTTTATGACGTCATGAAGTCCCTTCGCAGCGCCCAGAAAACTTTGAAAAATCCAGACGCGCGGCGGCAGGCGCGTGAACTCATATTGGCCTTTGACTGGCAGAAACCCTGGGCTGCACATGCTCACATCTTATCATCACAGATCGTCGGTGTTTACCCCGTCATCGCGCTTTTCGGGGAGGAACCTTATCTCGGCTTCATGTTCCCGAATGAAGATTATATTGAAGGGGCGTCATTCGTCAGTGACGATGTCATACCTGCACGCGACACGCCGCCTGATGACGTCTATATTGGGGAGGAAAGCGCTCCAGGACATCCGACATCGCTTTCATTCAATCAGGATTGTGAGTATCACAAATTGATCCCACCGCGGAAGTGGAGATGCGGCACAGAGACACATCGGACAATTCACAACCTTATCGGTTACTCCGTGGCAGGCCTTATCGCAACCGGCGTGCTGCGATCTCCGGGTGAGGGCCTTTTATAGCGTCTATTTCCAGTCGGTGGATTGCCCACTTCCAAACAGAAACTGAACCCTCAGCAGTGATGTCAGAAGCTTGAACGGCTCTGAATCTGCCAGCAATATATTGGCGCGGTGACATGCGGGGACGGGCCGAAACTCTGAAAGTTGCGGCCCCTCCCCTCTATCATGAGCCCCCCGGGTCCACGAAGGGACATGTCAAATCGAAACGTCAGGCGTCACCGCGACGCGACAGGCCGCCGCCCCACCGTGCACACGCCACGGGCAGGACAAATAACGTCAGGATTGTCGAGGAAATCAGCCCCCCGATCACGACACTGGCGAGTGGCTTATCCACCTCCGCCCCGGCACTTTCGGAAAACGCCATGGGCAGGAAGCCGAAACTGGCAACGGCGGCCGTTGCGATCACCGGGCGGAAGCGCGCCCGCGCAGCTTCAAAAGCTGATTGCGCCACCCCCATCCCGCCTTTCTGGAAAATGCGCATCTGAGTCATAAGCACGACGCCATTCAGCACCGCCACGCCGAACAAGGCGATGAAGCCGATCCCCGCAGCGATGCTGAAGGGCATTCCGCGCAAGGTCAAAGCAAGGATCCCACCCGATGCGGCGATCGGCAGGTTGCAGAAGACGAGCAAGGCGGGCCGGAGGGAGGATAAAGCGGAGATCAGCAAACCCAACATGAGTATCAGCGCAATCGGAAGCACAATGGCAAGACGATGCACGGCGGATTGCAGGTTTTCAAACGCGCCATGCCAGGCCATGTGGTAGCCGGGCGGCAGGACCACCCTGCGCGCAACCTCCTGCCTGGCCGCGGCCACGAAGCCTGCAACATCCCTTCCGCGAATATTGGCCTGCACAATGACGCGACGCCGGAACCCATCCCGATCAATGCGCGATGGCCCTTCTGTCTGTTGAATATGCGCCACCTCACCCATTTTCACCCAGCCGCCACCATCCGCCCGCCTTATCATCAGGCGGGCAATATCCTCGGGCGATGTCACTGTGCCCGCCGCGAAACGGATCTGGGTTGGGATAATCGCATCATCAGCAATGATGGCCGTGCCGATGCGCCCGCCAATCGCCTCAACCGTTTCAGTGATGTCATTGGCGGAGATGCCCAGCCGCGCGGCCGCATCCCGATTAATGTCCACATGGATGAAAGGCATTGTCCCCTCCGAAACGGAAGACACATCCGCCGCGCCGGGAACATCCCGCAAAGCCTGAACCGTCTCCGCCGCCAGGCGCGATAAACGTGTCAGATCATTCCCATAAATTGAAATTGCCAGCTCCGTCCGCGTACCGGCAAGCAGATCATCCATGCGCATCTGAATGGGCTGTGTCCAGCTATAGGCGGCATCCGGCAGGTGGTCCTGCAAAGCTGCATTCATCTTCGCGACAAGCCCGGCCTCTGTCCTGGCCGTGCGCCATGTTGCGCGCGGCTTCAGGAAGATGAACGTATCTGTCTCCCCCGTCCCCATCGGGTCGGTCGGGATGGCGGACGTGCCGGTATTGCTGATAACCGTCTCAACCTCGGGGAAGTTACGAAGGATGCGTTCCTCCTCCGTCACACCGCGCAGGACGGTATTGAGCGCGGCGCTCGGCAGGCGCAGCGTATTGACCAGAAGCGCCCCCTCATCAAGTTTCGGCACGAACTCACCACCAAGACGGGCTGCAAGCAGAATGGACACGCAGAAAACGCTGATTGTCGCGACCAATACCCAGCGCGTACGCGCCGCACACCATGCGAGGGCAGGCTCGTAGGCTGCCCTTAACCGCCTGACCAGACGCGTTTCCCGATCTTCAATGCCATAGCGCAGAAAAATCGCGGCGAGGGCGGGGATGCAGAACACGCAGTAGAGAAGCGAGGCGAGGAGCGCCATAATGACCGTCTGCGCCATTGGCCGGAACATCTTCCCCTCGACCCCTTGAAGGGTCAGGACAGGCAGATAAACGAGAATGATGATCAGGATCGCGAAACAGACAGGCTTGATGACGCGGCGCAGGATATCATGGGCGAGGTCATGAAAAGCTTGGCGGTCACGCACCTGATGACGGGCCACGATGATATGCTCGACAACCACCAGCGCACTATCGACAATCATGCCGAAATCAATCGCGCCGAGGCTGAGGAGATTGGCGGAGACGCCCGTGACGCGCATCCCGGTCAAAGCGAAGATAAGCGCCGCGGGTATGACGGAGATAATGACAAATGTCGCGCGCAGATCACCAAGAACAAGATAAAGGACCGCGAAAACCAGGATGGCACCATAGATCAGATTTTCCTTGACGGTCCCCGTCGTCTCACGCGTCAGCTTGTGACGAGTGTAAAATATGTCCAGCGTCACGCCCGGCGGAAGCGATTTTTTGATCGCTGGTAAGGCTGTCTTGATGGCGGCGAGCGTCGCGTTGGAGCTGGCGCCATTCTGCATCAGCACGACACCATTGACGATCTCACCCCTGCCATCCCGCGTCACGGCGCCAAGCCGCGTGCGCGTCCCCATTTCCACCTGGCCAAGGTCACGGATACGTATGGCGCGCCCGTCACGCGCCATCCGCACGGGGATCGCACCGAGTTCCGCCAGGGAATGGATCCGCGCACGCCCGACAATCACGCGCTGCTCATCCTGCGCCGAGACGAAACCGCCGCCGGAGGAAATATTATTACTGTCAACCGCCTGGATGATGTCACGCAGGGCGACGCCATGCGCCATCATGCGGGCGGGGTTGAGGGTGAGTTGAAAGGTTTCTTCAGCGCCCCCATTGACGTTGACATCCACAACACCCGGGATCAGTTTGAGCTGCGGCACGACAGTCCAGTTCATGATCCGGTTGAGCTGAACGAGGTCATACCCTGCACCTGCAATCTGCATCTGCATGATCTCACCCATGCCGGTCGCGAGCGGGCCCATTTTGAGGGTAACCCCGGGCACGGGGATCATGTCCCGCGCAGCCTGAAGGCGCTGACTCACACGTTCCCGATCAAGATGGATATCGGACGAGTCAGAAAATTGCAGATAAACAACCGACACCCCACTACGCGAGACGGAACGCAGGTCTGTAACCTCCGGCAGGCCCGTCAGGCTGGCTTCCAGCGGGAAGGTAATGAGGCGTTCCACCTCCGCCGCCGCGAGGCCCGGCGCTGTGACGGACACCATGACCTGTTGCGGAGAAATATCCGGCACAGGCTCAACCGGCAGGCCCGGTATGAGCGTCAGACCACCCAGAAAAAGCAGAAGAAACGTCGTGAGGATAAAGGCGGAGTGCGCCTGAATGCGTTTCAGCATCACACTCAGTCGCCGCCTGTCGCTGAAAGCAGCGCAGCGCCCTTGAGCGCGAAACTCCCTTGCGTGACGATTTTTGTCCCCTCGGTCAAGGCGCCTTCAATAACGGCCTCATCACCGGACTCAAGTCGCGGACGCAACGCGATGGGCTGGAATTTCCCTTTCCTCCCGACAGGAACGAAAACGACATGATGCCCCGAGATGTCCTGGATGGCGGCACGCGGCACAATGACGCCGGAAGCCTGGCGCGTCGTGTCCATCCATGCATCCAGCATTTCACCCGGTCGTAATATATTGTCCGGATTTTCTATGACAGACGTCACTCTCAGTAATCCGGTCGCGGGGTCAGCCACGGCGTCGATCGTCGCGATATACGCAGTCAATTGCCGCGACATGTCCTGCCCCGAGGGACGCAGCGTGACGGCGCCACCCACCGCCAGCCACGCGGCCTCCTCAGGTCGGATTTCGGCAATTACCCAGACGTGACTCACATCTACCAGAGAGATGATTACCTCTCCCTGCCTGACATCATCATCCTCGGCAGCATTGACGGTTTCAATGACCCCATCTACGGGCGCCAGAAGGTGGGATGTCTCATCCTCGCCGATACTCTCTGTCGGGGAAGTAAATTCCTCCGTCAAACGATGGGTGATCAGCTTGACACGCGCCTGCGCGGCGACGTGCATGGCGCGCTGCTGTTTTGCAGATGTGCGACGCCGCTCAATTTCCGCTTGCGTCACGCTGCTGCCGCGTAATTTGACGCCGCGTTGATAGGCGCTTTCGGCCTCTGAAAGTGCGGCATCGGCTGAGGCAAGTGCCGAGGCGGCTTCCGCCTGCTGCAGGTAAAGCGTGTGCAGGGCATGATCATGATATGTCACCAGCACATCCCCTTTATGCACGCGCTGCCCGGGCATGACGGCGACATGCATGATTTTCCCCTCCCCGGCGGGACGGATGCTGATGGCGTGAAGACGATCATGCGTGACATACGCCATGGCCGGAAGGCGCGCGGTGAGGGTGCCTAAGCGCGTCATGCCGAATTGCAATTGCTCACTCTCCTGCGCGGCTTTTGAGAAGGTGACCGACCGCAGCCAGACTGGCACATCTGCTTCAGGGGATGTTCGGCCCATTGTCACCATGCAGAAGCACCCTAAAGCCGGCGCGAGGGCGAGTATGAGACAAGTGAAGCGACGTGGTCGGCGGATCATGGGAGGGTTCCTGTCGCGATACAGAGCCTTATGACAGCCGCATGAAACGCTATTTCCGCGCGGTTCAGGGACATCAGCGCGCGCCAGGCATCATTCTGCGCGCGGAGCGCTTCGATCAGGGGTGTCTCACCCAGTGACCAGGAATGTTCCATTGTCTTCGCGCGGGAGAGTGTCTGCGCCGCACTTTGGCGGGATTGATTCAGCGCCTGACGCGCCCCGTCGACCCATGAAATGACCCGACGCAATTCATCATGCACAGCGCGACGGGATGCCACCTCTGCCCGTGTTGCCGCCGCCAGACGATTCTGCGCCGCCGCGATCTGGGGCACGTTCTGCACGTCGCTGGGCAGGGCGACACGGATGGTCATGCCCACCTGCGTGGCCCAGGGACTGGCATATTGCCCCTGATCAAGCGCGACGAGCCCGACTTCCGGATTGGGCATGTAATTATGGTGGGCGAGGTGCATCTGCGCCTGCGCGGCCATGACTTCCTTATGTGACGCGACAACGCGCGGGTCGCGCATCTCCATGTCGCTTATATGGTCAGGCCGCCAACGTGCCAGCCATTTATCATCCGCGCTTGATAAATCCGGCGTGCCCGCCCTGCCGAGCAATGTCATCATCGCAGCGGAAGATGCGGTCCTCTCCGCTTCCGCCATCGCGATTTCAGACCGTGCATCGGCCAATTGGGCTGAAACAGCCTGCATATCCGCGGAGGTGGCCTCACCGGCTTCATAGGCTTTGTGCGTGACGTCCGCCATGCGTGACAGGGATTTCGCCATGGCTCTGGCGATGGTCAGGCGGCGTTGGGCCAATGACACTTCTTCTGCCTGCTGTAAGACGCGCACGGCGATTGCAACACGTTCCACATCGACCTGCGCAACGGCTTTAGCTGCGTCGGCTTTCGCCACTGTCTCTGTTGCCGTGCCCTGACCAGGCAGCCAGAGCGGCACAGAAACCGTCCCTTCATAAGTGATATAGCCAATATGCGTGCCCGCGGCGCGGTCATCATAATAACTGGCTGTAAAACTCGGTCCCCCCGCAAACCAGGCGCGTGCAGCGGCGGCGCGCGCCCGTGCGGAAGACGCGTTGACGGCCAGCTCCTGCCGGATCGGATCATTATTCCAGGCGGCGTTAAGGGCCTGACGAAATGTCATCACACCCTCATCACCTGCCCGGGCCTTGCGGATCGCGTGAGGGCCTATCACGCACAATGCAGCGCATATCGGGAAGAGGATGGAGATGCTCTGAAAGCGCGCTAAAGGCCACATGCGTCACCGCTTAGAAATATTTTGTCAGGTCCGTAAATTGCGCCATCGCGTCTTCCCGCGACATTTTGCCCTCACATAGGGCATCGGTGATGCATTGCTTAAGGTGGTTCTGCACCAGCAGGCGTTTCGCACCGCGGATCGTGCTTTCAATCGCTTCAAGCTGTTGGGCGATATCGCTGCAGGAGCGCCCGGCTTCCGCCATGTCAATGACAGCGCCAATATGGCCGAGGGCTTGTTTGAGGCGCTGCTGAATCAGGATATGGGCGTCATGTCTCATGGCGCCCACCTACCCTCCCCGGGAGGGGGAAGATATGAAACTTTCTTTTAAGATCGGGATGCGCGGTCAACCCGCCTGCACTGTTTCTGAAATCAGCGCCATAAAATGAAAGAGGGCCGAGGGACGTTATCGCCCCGACCCTCTCTCATCGCGTCAATTTCCGGTGCGGCAAACGCCCCCTCACCCTTGCGGATGAGGGCGCGTCCGGATCGCCTCTTTACAGGTCGAAACGGTCGAGATTCATGACTTTTGTCCAGGCTTTGACAAAGTCAGCATAAAAGCGGTCTTTCGAGTCGGCTGAAGCATAAGCTTCCGCCGTCGCACGCAATTCGGCATTGGCGCCGAAGACAAGGTCCACACTTGTCGCCGTCCAGCGTTTTTGACCGGTTTTACGGTCAAAACCCTGATAAATCCCCGGCTTGCCCGGGATTTTTTCCCAACGTGTATCCATGCTGAGGACATTGACGAGGAAGTCATTCGTCAACGCGCCCGGATGGTCGGTCAGCACACCTTCCGGGGTGTGACCACTATTCACGTCGAGGCTGCGCATCCCGCCAAGAAGGACGGTCATTTCGGGGATGGTCAGGTCGAGTGTGCTGGCTTTATCCACCAGCATTTCCGGCGGCGATTTTTCATCCTCCTCAAAGCGATAATAATTGCGGAAAGCATCCGCCTTTGGCTCCAGGAAGCTCATATTCTTGATGTCCGTCTGCGCCTGTGTGGCGTCGACACGGCCGGGCGCAAAGGGCACATCAATCGTAACACCGGCCGCTTTGGCCGCGCGTTCCAGCCCGACATTGCCACCCAGAATGATGATATCCGCCAGGGAGACCTTCCGGCCGCTACTGTCATTGCCGTTAAAGTGGTCCCGCACTTCAACAAGCTTCGGCAACACTTTCTGAAGCTCATCCGGGTCATTCACCGCCCAGTTATTCTCCGGCATCAGATTAATGCGCGCGCCGTTCGCACCGCCACGATGGTCCGTTATGCGATGTGACGCGGCGGAGGCCCAGGCTGTCTTGATCAGCTCACGGTCGGACAGTCCCGTATTGGCGATGGCGGATTTGAGGCTGGCAATGTCCGCCGCATCAATCATTTTATAATCGGCCTTCGGGAGCGGATCCTGCCAGACAAAGGTCTCTTTCGGGACTTCACTCCCCACATAACGTGATGTCGGCCCCATATCGCGGACGACGAGCTTGAACCACGCGCGTGAGAAAGCGTCGGCAAACTCATTCGGGTGTTTCGACCAGCGCTCGATGATGCGGCGATAGACCGGGTCCACTTTCATCGCGATATCGGTTGTGAACATCATCAGCGGATGGCGCTTGCTGGGGTCGCGCGGGTCCGTCGCGTCAGGCACGACCCGGCCACCGGTTTTGGGCATCCATTGATAGGCCCCGGCCGGGCTCTTCGTCTTGACCCAGTCATATTTCAGCAGGTTATTGACGTAATTATTCGTGAATTTCAGCGGGTCGCCGGTCCAGGAGCCTTCAATGCCGCTCGTCATGGCGTCATTCGGCGTCGGAGCCCCTTTGACGCAATTATTTTTCCAGCCAATACCCTGCTGCTCGACGGGGGCATCGTCAGGTGCCGGGCCGATGCATTTGGAGGGCACGGCGCCGTGGGATTTACCGAAAGTGTGACCGCCTGCAATCAGGGCGACCGTTTCCTCATCATCCATGCCCATCCGGCCAAAAGCCAGACGCGTCATTTTGGCAGATTTAACCGGGTCCGGCACGCCACCAGGGCCTTCCGGGTTGACGTAAATCAGGCCCTTTACGGTCGCGGCAAGAGGCTTCTCAAGCGTGGCATTGCCATGGGCATCAAACTTGCCCTGATTAGCCCCCTTGGTCGGGAAAAATGTTGCACTGGGCCCCCAATAGACAAGCTCGGACTGCCAGTCATCCGGGCGGCCGCCAACGAAGCCCATGGTTTTGAAACCCATGGAATTAAGGGCAACGTCACCCGTCAGAACAATGAGGTCACCCCATGAGAGCTTCTCGCCATATTTCTGTTTGACCGGCCAGAGGAGGCGGCGCGCTTTGTCCAGACTGGCATTATCCGGCCAGGAATTTAGCTGTGCGAAACGCTGCTGACTGCCCTCCTCACCACCGCGCCCGTCGAGACTGCGGTAAGTGCCGGCATTATGCCACGCCATACGGATAAAAAACGGCCCGTAATTGCCGAAATCGGCGGGCCACCAATCCTGTGACGTCGTCATGACCTTCATAATGTCCGCGCGCACTTCCTTGAGGTCGAGCGTTGCGAATTTTTTGGCATATTCTTTGCTGTAACCCGCCCCGTAAGGCACGTTATCCGGGTTATGGAAGCGAAGCGGATTAAGATCGAGGCGGGTCGGCCAGTAAAATTCGTTGGGCCTGTCAATACCGTCGGCGCGGGCAACGTTGTTTGATGACATAAGCGCGGTTCCTGAAAGGAGCAGAACTGCGCATAAACGGGAAATTCTCATAAAATTCTCCACCTAGATTGGCTTCCTGATAAGCCGGGACCGGATTGGATGGCCTTGCGGCGTTAATGGCCATTAGCTGATCAAATACGACGTGAGGAAACTGGAAAATATTATATCAGTTATCGGAATTTACTCTTAACGCCGCCGCAGGTGGAAGCAGCGGTGACAGGTTCGACACTGACCGTAACACTGGCATAGATGGAAAGATGCGTGACGACGACTTTTAAATACGCGACCCGTCAGCCACGCAGCATTCATCCCATTTCATTTTCCGTGAATCTCATACGCCGACATACTTGAATGCCCGAACCAATTTTCCAGGATGGATTTGAGTTCAACCGCGCACCGTCCATCGGAAGACTTGCGGGAAGGCCGCGTCCTGGCACGTTTCAAGGGATCGGAATTGGGGGAGGTGGCGATGCCGGAGATGTCTGGTGAAGGGGCGCGAATGTCCTGACGGTGCGCATTGAAGCAGAAGCTTTCACCGTCAGGACGATAAAGAATTTACCTGTCGGACGGCATGATTGATGGTTTCTCGGAAAACCACCCATCGTTGCACATGTCTCTCGACGCGGGAGAGGGTCAGAAAGACAATGTCAGGTTACCTTGAAGCGAGAAGGCGTCGGGTTTTGCCTCAGCAATAAAGGGCTTTGTTGTGTAAGAGGCGGTTGTAGTGAAATAGACCCCCCGCATGGCATGGGCCGCATAGGCCACGGATGTCGTCGTGCTATGGTCAAACGGGCGGCCATTTCCGGCTTGCAAACTGCGCATCGCAGCGGGACCGATCTTATTATACGTAAAGCCGATCGATAACATGTCGCGTGGGCGGCTCTTTAACGGCCCGATGGAATAAATTGTGGCGGCGTAGTCATCTGTGAAGATGTTCCTCCGGCGATCCGCATGATCGGTCTTAAGCTCGACATACCACCCGCGATAGGGATTGTCAGGGTCCGGCTGGAGCAATTGCCGGTCAATGACGGCGTACCAGGCGTTATTGCTGGAGCTGAATTGATTTGTGCGGAAATCCCGGTAGGGCGTCGCATTATAGATCCCACCGGCTCGGAACCACGTCATTTTGACATGGCTTTGCGGATGAACCCTGAAACCGATTTCATCCACGACGACGGCGCGCGTGCCATCGACCTGAAACTTGACGCCGGACGGGTTGGCACGGGAGTCCGCCAGGAAGCCAAGGGCACTCTGGCTTCGCGCCACGCCGATATGGTTATAGAAACGACGGTCCGGCAAGTAAATCCTGACATCCACCCCCGGGGTGGGCGTGTACATTGACAGCCCGACCTGATTGGGGATGATACTTAACGGCCCCAAAGCCGAGGATGCGGTGCTCGTGCCTAAAAACATCCCGTAAAACTGGCCGAGCATGGCGTAATAGCCGTAAAGTACCGACACGTGCCCATCGAAAAACTTCTGCAGAATGGTCGCCTGGCTGAGTGAGGTGGCGCGGATGCCGGCGCCCGTATAGGCACTTTGCCAGCTATTCATGGAGACGGTCAGTTGGGAGCCGGGATTAAGCCCGACCCGCTCAAGATCATACGTCATATTCAGCCAGAGATTACCGCTGAAATTCGGCCGCTGACCATTATAGAGCTGGGGCCGATGCTGATGCCCCAACACATCATAAATCATGGAAGCTGTGTAAAATCCTTCAATTAAAAATCCGCGATCTCCCAGAAATTTCCGTAGCCCGAACTGGCCAGGCGCCAGCGTGTCACAGGTCGTGATGATGGGTGACTCAGACCCTTGTGTGATCATCGGGTCGTAACGTTGACATTCCGGCCCCGGTAACATCTTCCGGCTTTCTATAGTGGCGTTGGAAACGCCGTTAAGGTTCGTCAGCTGTGCCCGTGCGGGCACAGGGACACAGGCGATGAGGAGCGATGCAAGCATCGCCACTCTCACCGACGCAGCTTTCGGGCGCTGCGCGATTTCTGTTTTCATTTTTCTGTTTCTTTATTTCTGCGCAAGCTCAGACGTCAGAGACGGGCCCGCATTGTCAAAACTATTTGTGGCAACGCGGAAGCGATACGCACCAGCCTTCCGCACCCAATGTTTCGACGCGGTGTCGAAACGTGCAAGCGCGTAGGAGGAAAGCGGAATGGTGACATCCTTCGATTCACCGGGCGCGAGTTGAACCCGCAAATATCCGGCAAGACGCTCGGGGGAGCCATCAGGTAGATTGACGTAGATCTGCACGACATCGGCACCGGCGCGCCTGCCTGTATTTGACACCTTGGTATGGGCGACGAGGCCGTCTTCCGACGGGTCAATTTTGAGGCCGGTATGGGTGAAGGATGTGTAACTCAATCCATAGCCAAATGGATAAAGCGGTTTCTCCCCTTTAAGGCTGAACCAGCGATAGCCGACATTGGCGCCTTCAATATTGAGATCAATCTGCGTGTCATAATCTGCTGGCGCATGGTTTATGAAGGGGGAGAAATCCAGTCCCATTCCCTTCACTTCCGGCCGCGGCAATTGTGAGACGGAAACGGGCCAGGTGGTCGTCAACCGTCCTGACGGGTTGACCTTGCCGGTCAGAAGCCGCGCAATCGCCTTCCCGCCCCCTGAACCGGGGAACCATGCCTCAAGAACCGCATCCACTTTGTCCGCCCAGGGCATCAAAACGGGATTGCCCGTCTGGAGCACGACGATGACCGGTTTACCCGCCGTCGTTGCTGCCTCAATCATGGCGTTTTCATGATGCGGCATGGACAGATCGGCGTCATCAATCACCTCAGTTGCCCATTTTGAGGCGAAGACAATGACGCGATCCGCCTTTTTCGCGGCTTTCTTCACCGCATCAAGGTCATCTCCAGGCAGGAACGTCACTTGCGTATGTGGCATTTCAGCCTTCAGCGCATCAAGCGGCGCGCCGGTCAGATAGCCGATGGGTCGTGGCCAATGCTGGACATCATTGGGCACATCACCGCGCACCGGGCTCCCGCCCCGGGGTGTGACGGCGCTGCTGCCACCGCCGGTCATGACGCCTTTATCCGCATGACCACCAATGACGAGGATTTTCCGCAGTCCCTGCTTCAACGGCAGTATATCATGGTCGTTTTTGAGGAGGACAGCACCGGCTTCCTCGATTTTCTGCGCCACTTCCGTGTGCTGAGCGATATCCTTCGCCGTTTCGGTCGGGCGCGCATGCGCTTCAAAAAGCCCGTTTCTGAACATCGGATAAAGGATGTGGCGCAATTTTTCATCGACGGACGAGACAGGGATTTCTCCGGCGACGACTTTCTTCTTCATGTAATCGCCAAACCAGGCCTCTTTATCCAGAGGCAGGCCGGATTGCTGGTCGAGCCCGGCTTTCCAGGCCGCATCACCGTCATAAACAGCGCCCCAATCACTCATGACATAGCCTTTATAGCCCCATTCCTGACGCAGAACGGTTGTCAGAAGATAGGGGTCCAGGCAGTCATGCACGCCATTGACGCGGTTATAACCGCACATGACGGATGCCGGATCAGACTTATCGATCGCGATTTTGACAGCCAGCAGGTCAGATTCGTGCATGGGCTGCTCATCAATGACCGAGCTCATTTCCCTTCGCGCGGTCTCGATCGAATTAAGGGCATAATGTTTAATGGTTGAAAGCACGTGCTGATCCTGCGCGCCATTGACCAATGCTGCCGCAACATCACCTGCCAGGATCGGGTCCTCTCCTTCATACTCGAAGTTCCGCCCGCCACGCGGGTCTCTCACGAGGTTGATGCCACCACCCAATATTTCGTTGAGACCGCGATGTGCCGCCTCAGTGGCGATCATGCGGCCACCCTGATATCCGAAGGCGGGGTCAAAAGTCCCGGAAATGACCTGACCACTCGGTAAACCTGTTGCACCATCACCAGGGCGCATATTGACAGTGTTGGTAACGCCAAGTCCCGCATCGGTCGATTGTAATGCCGGGATGCCGAGGCGCTTATTACCTGCACTGTATCCGGCTGAGCCAACAGCCCCTATCGGTTTCTTGTGACTTTTATAGGTCGCGCCCCATTCAGAGGTCAGCATGGCGAATTTTTCATCGAGCGTCGTGGCCTTCAGGAGGGATTCGACCCGCTCGGAGGGTGTCGCGTCAGGGTTTTTCCAGACCTGCTGGGCGTGCGCCGTGATCGGGACAGGGGTCAGGCAGGCCGTCGCCAGCATCATGGCCGCTAATTTTCTTTTCATCGTGCATCCCCTTTGAGTGCGTTAACACGACAAAAATCTCACATGCTGTTAATGACTTACTCATAACATTGCCGTGTTTTCTGTAACAAATTATATAATCTAAATGTTATGTTACATGTGAAGTTGCCATCAACTAAACGCGATCCTGCGCGGTCATTTTTAGACAGGCGCCCGGCGGCGGCTTTTGGGGCGTATTGA
This genomic stretch from Candidatus Kirkpatrickella diaphorinae harbors:
- a CDS encoding metal-sensing transcriptional repressor — protein: MRHDAHILIQQRLKQALGHIGAVIDMAEAGRSCSDIAQQLEAIESTIRGAKRLLVQNHLKQCITDALCEGKMSREDAMAQFTDLTKYF
- a CDS encoding efflux RND transporter permease subunit — its product is MLKRIQAHSAFILTTFLLLFLGGLTLIPGLPVEPVPDISPQQVMVSVTAPGLAAAEVERLITFPLEASLTGLPEVTDLRSVSRSGVSVVYLQFSDSSDIHLDRERVSQRLQAARDMIPVPGVTLKMGPLATGMGEIMQMQIAGAGYDLVQLNRIMNWTVVPQLKLIPGVVDVNVNGGAEETFQLTLNPARMMAHGVALRDIIQAVDSNNISSGGGFVSAQDEQRVIVGRARIHSLAELGAIPVRMARDGRAIRIRDLGQVEMGTRTRLGAVTRDGRGEIVNGVVLMQNGASSNATLAAIKTALPAIKKSLPPGVTLDIFYTRHKLTRETTGTVKENLIYGAILVFAVLYLVLGDLRATFVIISVIPAALIFALTGMRVTGVSANLLSLGAIDFGMIVDSALVVVEHIIVARHQVRDRQAFHDLAHDILRRVIKPVCFAILIIILVYLPVLTLQGVEGKMFRPMAQTVIMALLASLLYCVFCIPALAAIFLRYGIEDRETRLVRRLRAAYEPALAWCAARTRWVLVATISVFCVSILLAARLGGEFVPKLDEGALLVNTLRLPSAALNTVLRGVTEEERILRNFPEVETVISNTGTSAIPTDPMGTGETDTFIFLKPRATWRTARTEAGLVAKMNAALQDHLPDAAYSWTQPIQMRMDDLLAGTRTELAISIYGNDLTRLSRLAAETVQALRDVPGAADVSSVSEGTMPFIHVDINRDAAARLGISANDITETVEAIGGRIGTAIIADDAIIPTQIRFAAGTVTSPEDIARLMIRRADGGGWVKMGEVAHIQQTEGPSRIDRDGFRRRVIVQANIRGRDVAGFVAAARQEVARRVVLPPGYHMAWHGAFENLQSAVHRLAIVLPIALILMLGLLISALSSLRPALLVFCNLPIAASGGILALTLRGMPFSIAAGIGFIALFGVAVLNGVVLMTQMRIFQKGGMGVAQSAFEAARARFRPVIATAAVASFGFLPMAFSESAGAEVDKPLASVVIGGLISSTILTLFVLPVACARWGGGLSRRGDA
- a CDS encoding efflux RND transporter periplasmic adaptor subunit, with the protein product MIRRPRRFTCLILALAPALGCFCMVTMGRTSPEADVPVWLRSVTFSKAAQESEQLQFGMTRLGTLTARLPAMAYVTHDRLHAISIRPAGEGKIMHVAVMPGQRVHKGDVLVTYHDHALHTLYLQQAEAASALASADAALSEAESAYQRGVKLRGSSVTQAEIERRRTSAKQQRAMHVAAQARVKLITHRLTEEFTSPTESIGEDETSHLLAPVDGVIETVNAAEDDDVRQGEVIISLVDVSHVWVIAEIRPEEAAWLAVGGAVTLRPSGQDMSRQLTAYIATIDAVADPATGLLRVTSVIENPDNILRPGEMLDAWMDTTRQASGVIVPRAAIQDISGHHVVFVPVGRKGKFQPIALRPRLESGDEAVIEGALTEGTKIVTQGSFALKGAALLSATGGD
- a CDS encoding TolC family protein, yielding MTFRQALNAAWNNDPIRQELAVNASSARARAAAARAWFAGGPSFTASYYDDRAAGTHIGYITYEGTVSVPLWLPGQGTATETVAKADAAKAVAQVDVERVAIAVRVLQQAEEVSLAQRRLTIARAMAKSLSRMADVTHKAYEAGEATSADMQAVSAQLADARSEIAMAEAERTASSAAMMTLLGRAGTPDLSSADDKWLARWRPDHISDMEMRDPRVVASHKEVMAAQAQMHLAHHNYMPNPEVGLVALDQGQYASPWATQVGMTIRVALPSDVQNVPQIAAAQNRLAAATRAEVASRRAVHDELRRVISWVDGARQALNQSRQSAAQTLSRAKTMEHSWSLGETPLIEALRAQNDAWRALMSLNRAEIAFHAAVIRLCIATGTLP